One genomic region from Bacillus sp. SLBN-46 encodes:
- a CDS encoding ABC transporter permease yields the protein MLRTIAAQKYLHIMAILGVIWMIIFNYIPMYGLIISFKEFNIVRPISEAPWVGLDQFKEFIQDDNFMIVLKNTLGISFIKLIIGFPLPIIFALMLNELTSLKLKKAVQTITYLPHFLSWVVLGGILTTWLADIGLINDILMNLGLTSERVNYLGEPDNFWSIVIISDIWKELGWSAIIYLAAIAGVSPELYESATIDGASRLQKMWHITLPSIKPTITILFVLAVSGVLNSNFDQILVLRNSLNESASNVIDTYVYKVGLQNARYSYATAVGLLKSVIAFILLIAANRVTKKLNGTTLF from the coding sequence GTGTTAAGAACCATAGCTGCTCAGAAATATTTGCACATTATGGCTATTCTCGGTGTTATTTGGATGATTATTTTTAATTATATTCCAATGTATGGCTTGATCATCTCTTTCAAGGAATTCAATATTGTTAGGCCTATTTCCGAAGCACCATGGGTTGGGCTAGACCAATTTAAGGAATTTATACAAGATGATAATTTTATGATTGTTTTAAAGAACACCCTTGGCATTAGCTTTATTAAGTTAATCATCGGTTTCCCGCTTCCGATTATTTTTGCACTGATGCTTAACGAATTAACTTCGTTAAAGTTAAAAAAGGCTGTTCAAACGATTACCTACTTACCACACTTTTTATCTTGGGTAGTGTTAGGTGGAATCTTAACAACATGGCTAGCAGACATTGGTCTTATTAACGATATTTTAATGAACCTCGGACTTACTTCCGAAAGGGTCAACTATTTAGGAGAACCGGATAATTTCTGGTCCATAGTAATCATTTCAGATATTTGGAAGGAACTTGGATGGTCGGCCATTATTTATTTAGCTGCCATTGCCGGAGTTTCTCCAGAACTATATGAGTCCGCTACGATTGATGGAGCTAGTCGTCTTCAAAAAATGTGGCATATTACCCTACCATCAATAAAGCCTACAATTACCATTCTTTTTGTACTTGCTGTAAGTGGAGTGCTTAACTCCAATTTTGATCAAATTCTAGTTCTTCGCAACTCGTTAAATGAAAGCGCTAGTAATGTAATAGATACTTATGTTTATAAAGTGGGCCTTCAAAATGCACGTTACTCATACGCAACTGCAGTTGGATTGTTAAAATCAGTGATTGCTTTCATATTACTGATTGCAGCTAATAGAGTAACAAAGAAATTAAATGGCACCACACTATTCTAG
- a CDS encoding aldo/keto reductase, with protein MNYRQLGSTGIKVSEIGFGAWQLGNQRDWGEMSDSKAIRLVHEALDRGCNFFDTAPNYGHGNSEKLLGKALSGRRNHAVINTKFGHHSDGTLNFDPKFIRATLESSLKRLNTDYVDSLLLHNPDFECLKGNTGHFDELEKLKQEGKIRAYGASVDSSREMFELMGSTNSEVIEVMFNIFHQEPKKAFQQAGENGMGLVIKVPLDSGWLSGKYDKDSVFTDIRSRWDVEQLTKRASLLPRVKGVLEQEESMAQAALRFILSFQEISAVIPGVKNIQQLNINVSAVEKQINQKKVEELEKMWEEEIAGSPLKW; from the coding sequence ATGAATTATAGACAGCTTGGCAGCACGGGAATAAAGGTTTCAGAAATCGGATTTGGTGCCTGGCAGCTTGGGAATCAACGAGATTGGGGAGAAATGAGTGATAGTAAAGCAATAAGACTTGTCCATGAAGCACTTGATAGAGGGTGTAATTTCTTTGATACCGCTCCTAATTATGGGCATGGAAATAGTGAGAAACTTCTCGGTAAGGCACTATCAGGTAGAAGAAATCATGCGGTAATAAATACGAAATTCGGACATCATTCTGATGGTACACTCAATTTTGACCCTAAGTTCATTCGTGCCACTTTAGAGTCAAGCTTAAAAAGACTCAATACCGATTATGTGGATTCCCTTCTACTGCACAACCCAGACTTTGAGTGTTTGAAAGGGAACACAGGTCATTTTGATGAATTGGAAAAGCTAAAGCAAGAGGGAAAAATTCGGGCTTATGGTGCCTCTGTTGATTCCAGTAGAGAGATGTTCGAGTTAATGGGTTCTACCAACAGTGAAGTAATTGAGGTCATGTTTAATATTTTTCACCAGGAACCTAAAAAGGCCTTCCAACAGGCGGGAGAAAATGGGATGGGACTGGTCATTAAGGTTCCACTAGATTCGGGATGGTTATCTGGCAAATATGATAAGGATAGCGTATTTACAGATATTCGAAGTCGCTGGGATGTTGAACAGCTTACCAAGAGAGCATCCCTTCTCCCAAGAGTGAAGGGCGTGCTTGAACAAGAAGAATCCATGGCACAGGCTGCTTTACGATTTATCTTATCTTTTCAAGAAATATCTGCAGTTATTCCAGGAGTAAAAAATATTCAACAGCTGAACATTAACGTTTCGGCTGTTGAGAAGCAGATTAACCAGAAAAAGGTAGAAGAACTGGAGAAAATGTGGGAGGAAGAAATAGCAGGTTCCCCACTAAAATGGTAA
- a CDS encoding DUF4179 domain-containing protein, whose translation MIPAKIDSIVDWFNQHLQSFYALGWSYLRSQQQMEELFYRTIIKVHKEMRQNKNETSLEMSVTSIFIHTCRELSDNSSLLASEESEPRQDLFKALDQLKEYEKDAMVLTYIKGISKEEAAHLLQISEEKMKEYLFSGIRSLRKVMGYGSTFNGCKEYHMNYLDYLERTMDRTKKIDLEKHLYHCQNCQEDLASFQDVMLTMLNLSEKMEDFHVPSGFMENVKDRLAEVEKHRQRKNEKRKRMGLVFASVFALLMGIEYFTGAFASLYYSWTEKDPELRAYLQQGLGERLNLEAESNGVKVKIIGAIADDVQTIVFYEIEDTDGDNQYVMNNQDGVLVENDYDIMSREANLRNNPPNLESDVNNEEKNVYHGKISLLPLSKENGKIKLKITKLLKLKPNSPNQNGYIAYEEMGYETGEWNFEIPITKQPSVEYVVDEKTEVEGIPVRIDKLTIAPTATILHYSIPNDQSEKRIDVLNFDYLEVNNKKAKADLYGGSYLDKQQDMNWSTFQTNFDPLFREKPKEVNVKFGAIYLTVQDPKSIELDASKEYPQTFEYAGSTISIDKVEVGQPTKVVISNHEIENRAFESLQFNIVDEGENDISSMEMNTEGVLVDKNGVEYDKTTSVPYQEIEQPRYFITVQNMELESNNSGEKVIPKRLDIYGYNITKYLDDVLKISVE comes from the coding sequence ATGATCCCAGCAAAAATAGATTCCATCGTAGATTGGTTCAATCAACATTTACAATCGTTCTATGCACTTGGTTGGTCCTATCTTAGAAGTCAGCAACAAATGGAAGAGCTTTTTTACCGGACCATTATAAAAGTCCATAAGGAGATGCGTCAAAATAAAAATGAAACATCTTTAGAAATGTCGGTTACATCCATTTTCATACATACCTGCCGAGAGCTTTCTGATAATAGTAGTTTACTAGCTTCAGAGGAAAGTGAACCACGTCAGGATTTATTTAAAGCACTTGATCAATTGAAAGAGTACGAGAAAGATGCGATGGTACTTACATATATAAAAGGAATCTCTAAGGAGGAAGCGGCACATCTTCTCCAAATTTCAGAGGAAAAGATGAAAGAGTATTTGTTTTCCGGAATCCGGTCACTTAGAAAAGTAATGGGGTACGGGTCAACCTTTAATGGCTGTAAAGAATATCATATGAATTACTTGGATTACCTTGAAAGAACCATGGATCGGACGAAAAAGATTGATTTAGAGAAACATCTTTATCATTGCCAAAATTGTCAGGAGGATTTGGCTTCCTTTCAGGATGTCATGTTAACCATGTTAAATCTTTCTGAAAAGATGGAGGATTTCCATGTGCCATCTGGTTTCATGGAGAACGTCAAAGATAGGCTGGCAGAAGTGGAAAAGCACAGACAACGGAAGAATGAGAAACGCAAAAGAATGGGGCTTGTTTTTGCAAGTGTTTTCGCATTGTTAATGGGGATAGAATATTTTACAGGGGCATTTGCCAGCCTCTATTATTCATGGACAGAAAAAGACCCGGAGTTGCGTGCGTATCTTCAACAGGGCCTGGGTGAAAGACTGAACTTGGAAGCGGAAAGCAATGGGGTGAAAGTTAAGATCATTGGTGCGATTGCTGATGATGTTCAAACAATTGTTTTTTATGAAATAGAAGATACAGATGGAGACAATCAATATGTGATGAATAACCAGGATGGGGTTTTGGTGGAGAATGATTATGACATCATGAGCCGAGAAGCAAATCTAAGGAACAATCCTCCTAACCTTGAATCCGATGTAAATAACGAAGAAAAGAACGTGTATCACGGAAAGATTAGTCTGCTGCCACTCTCCAAGGAAAATGGCAAAATCAAACTAAAAATCACAAAGCTCTTGAAATTGAAACCTAATTCCCCTAATCAGAATGGTTATATTGCTTACGAGGAAATGGGATATGAAACAGGGGAGTGGAACTTCGAGATCCCTATAACAAAACAACCATCCGTCGAATATGTAGTGGATGAAAAAACAGAAGTCGAGGGAATCCCGGTTCGAATTGATAAACTAACCATTGCTCCAACAGCGACAATTCTGCATTATAGTATTCCTAATGACCAGTCCGAAAAACGGATAGATGTTCTCAATTTTGACTATCTTGAAGTAAACAATAAGAAAGCGAAAGCTGATCTGTATGGAGGCTCTTATTTAGATAAACAACAAGACATGAATTGGAGTACTTTTCAAACCAACTTTGACCCTCTCTTTCGGGAAAAACCAAAAGAGGTTAACGTTAAATTCGGCGCTATTTATTTAACTGTTCAAGATCCAAAAAGTATCGAACTGGATGCTTCCAAGGAATATCCTCAAACCTTTGAATATGCAGGTAGTACAATTTCCATCGACAAGGTGGAAGTTGGTCAGCCAACCAAAGTTGTCATAAGCAATCATGAAATCGAGAATCGAGCATTTGAGTCGCTTCAATTCAATATTGTGGATGAGGGTGAAAATGATATTAGCTCAATGGAGATGAATACTGAAGGAGTGCTTGTTGATAAAAATGGAGTGGAATACGATAAGACAACGTCTGTCCCATACCAAGAAATCGAGCAGCCCCGTTACTTCATTACAGTTCAAAACATGGAGTTAGAGAGTAATAACAGTGGTGAAAAAGTGATTCCCAAAAGACTGGATATTTATGGATATAATATAACGAAATACTTGGATGATGTTTTGAAAATTTCGGTGGAATAA
- a CDS encoding alpha/beta fold hydrolase: MSNIDFIYDWTKDGLRLQGIHWEEKTMGTCVLFIHGTSGNIIENYFAHTLGRELSNNGYGFFYGHNRGYSHINDIKNNQGNHSRIGARYEKFSECLYDIDLWVNKIIELGYEKIIIMGHSLGANKTIYYNSKEQNQNIVGLILASPPDLVGLTKLKDQF, translated from the coding sequence ATGTCAAATATAGATTTTATTTACGATTGGACAAAAGACGGATTACGTCTTCAAGGTATTCATTGGGAAGAAAAAACGATGGGAACTTGTGTGTTGTTTATTCACGGCACATCAGGAAATATTATAGAAAATTACTTCGCCCATACTTTAGGACGTGAATTATCGAACAATGGTTATGGCTTTTTCTATGGGCATAATCGTGGATATAGTCATATTAACGATATTAAAAACAATCAAGGAAACCACAGTAGAATTGGTGCTAGATATGAAAAGTTTAGCGAATGCCTTTATGATATAGATTTATGGGTAAATAAAATTATAGAACTTGGTTATGAGAAGATTATAATAATGGGCCATAGTTTGGGAGCAAACAAAACAATTTATTATAATTCAAAGGAACAAAACCAAAATATAGTAGGCTTAATATTGGCTTCTCCTCCTGATTTGGTAGGTCTAACAAAACTTAAAGATCAATTTTGA
- a CDS encoding carbohydrate ABC transporter permease, which translates to MFKIFRLNRRTKKEYIFDNINILLMLLICAITIYPIWYVIINSFNEGMDAMKGGIYWWPREFTIENYKAVFANPGIVTSFGVTVAKTVIGTAIHVFFTAMVAYAFSRKELIGRNIYMFIGVITMFFSGGLIPYFLLIRDLGLYDNFLVYIIPAMFNFFDLIIFVSFFRELPASLEEAAKIDGANDFMIFLKVIIPLSMPVIATIALFHGVYQWNDYFAGVIFVNNPDLQPIQTYLYKVVAESSSNQMMVNAPGGIAAKTVTSQSIKLATMVVTTLPIMLVYPFLQKYFVKGMLIGSVKG; encoded by the coding sequence ATGTTTAAGATTTTTAGATTAAACAGACGAACGAAGAAAGAGTATATTTTTGACAATATCAACATCCTTCTCATGCTCTTGATATGCGCCATCACCATCTATCCCATCTGGTATGTCATTATCAATTCCTTTAATGAGGGTATGGATGCCATGAAGGGCGGCATTTATTGGTGGCCAAGGGAATTTACCATTGAAAATTATAAAGCGGTATTTGCTAATCCAGGGATTGTAACATCATTTGGGGTCACGGTTGCTAAAACGGTAATCGGAACAGCCATTCATGTGTTTTTTACAGCAATGGTAGCCTATGCGTTTTCTAGAAAAGAGTTAATAGGCAGAAATATATATATGTTTATTGGAGTTATAACGATGTTCTTTAGCGGAGGGTTAATTCCCTATTTCCTGCTAATCAGAGATTTAGGTTTATATGATAATTTCTTAGTTTATATTATTCCAGCTATGTTTAACTTCTTTGATCTAATCATATTTGTTTCCTTCTTTAGAGAGCTCCCTGCCTCTTTGGAAGAAGCAGCAAAAATTGATGGCGCGAATGACTTTATGATCTTCCTTAAGGTGATTATCCCTTTGTCTATGCCAGTTATTGCAACCATTGCGTTATTCCATGGAGTTTACCAATGGAATGATTATTTCGCAGGAGTCATCTTCGTAAATAATCCTGACTTGCAGCCGATTCAAACCTACCTTTACAAAGTTGTGGCAGAGTCGAGTTCAAATCAGATGATGGTGAATGCACCAGGAGGAATTGCAGCAAAAACAGTAACCTCCCAATCTATAAAACTAGCAACAATGGTTGTAACTACCTTGCCTATTATGCTGGTGTATCCATTCCTGCAAAAGTATTTTGTTAAAGGAATGCTAATTGGTTCTGTTAAAGGATGA
- the mgrA gene encoding L-glyceraldehyde 3-phosphate reductase, whose protein sequence is MTYQPSTERYNKMIYNRCGNSGLKLPAISLGLWHNFGGDDVFENGRELIRKAFDLGITHFDLANNYGPPAGSAEENFGSIIKKDFSSYRDEMIISTKAGYGMWPGPYGDWGSRKYLVSSLDQSLKRMGLEYVDIFYHHRPDPETPLEETMFALDHTVRQGKALYVGISNYGVEETKKAIEILKELGTPLLIHQPAYSLFNRWVEDGLIDLLQEKQVGSIAFVPLAQGLLTTKYVNGIPEDSRASKTNSFLKKSDVTEEVVRKVQKLNNVAKNRGQSLAQMALAWVLRDRKITSALIGASKVSQIEENVAALKNLEFSPLELSSIEEALR, encoded by the coding sequence ATGACATATCAGCCTAGTACAGAACGATATAACAAGATGATTTATAACCGCTGTGGAAACTCAGGTTTGAAACTTCCAGCTATCTCTCTTGGATTGTGGCATAACTTTGGTGGGGATGATGTATTTGAAAATGGAAGAGAGCTCATAAGGAAAGCCTTTGATTTGGGCATAACCCATTTTGACTTGGCTAATAATTACGGACCTCCTGCAGGATCTGCGGAAGAAAATTTTGGATCCATTATTAAAAAGGATTTCTCAAGTTATCGGGATGAGATGATTATTTCGACAAAGGCTGGATATGGGATGTGGCCTGGACCATATGGTGACTGGGGTTCAAGGAAATACCTGGTTTCTAGTCTTGACCAGAGCCTAAAGCGAATGGGACTTGAATATGTTGATATATTCTACCATCATAGACCAGATCCAGAAACGCCTCTTGAAGAAACAATGTTTGCCTTGGATCACACAGTAAGACAGGGAAAAGCACTTTATGTGGGAATTTCCAATTATGGGGTTGAAGAGACAAAGAAAGCAATTGAGATTTTGAAAGAGCTTGGCACGCCTCTTTTAATACATCAACCTGCGTATTCATTATTTAACAGGTGGGTTGAGGACGGTTTAATTGACTTGCTTCAGGAAAAACAAGTAGGTTCTATTGCTTTTGTACCACTTGCTCAGGGGTTACTCACTACTAAATATGTTAATGGAATACCTGAGGATTCTCGTGCGTCAAAAACAAATTCTTTTTTAAAGAAGAGTGATGTAACCGAGGAGGTTGTAAGGAAGGTTCAAAAACTTAACAACGTCGCAAAAAATCGGGGTCAATCGCTTGCACAAATGGCTCTTGCCTGGGTACTTAGGGACCGAAAAATAACTTCGGCCTTAATTGGAGCCAGTAAGGTTAGTCAAATTGAAGAGAATGTTGCAGCATTAAAAAATCTCGAATTTAGTCCTCTTGAATTATCAAGTATTGAGGAGGCCCTACGCTAG
- a CDS encoding DUF4179 domain-containing protein — protein MDNKEFKTAIEQIPVPKEKVFSAISKGINKEGNRGKAKKKKGLVGVATAAALLGITIASGFVNPTMNRVLAKTPLIGGIFQEFNDRTGVELANQDAVTELNQSLTKNGVTVKLTSAYFDGSVVSITGFVDEDVEKGHNEKGEVSFDMNFEHNKGDHDPWLNGKSNDIKKVENGYNFQWKMNYPYKSFKENSTLPITIHNINGIKGEWNFDIPIKQEKNRTLAINKEQGYPEDEVKISIKEILTAKASSSLIYETVEKYKGDDIYIQKAVDNKGKVYRFENPTYLEESKQEDGYHSTTRREMTKLNSDITSLTFYPRLSAADPKVQQLLDKKTFTLKSTRFNLGLQVNDVTQKGEKLVIDYQLTGLPKNLSKGKLETINHNLEYLFWLVDKEYLTKIDPENAWPPKNHGIPFNKVKMIDKETAHFQSTFDLNGEERIENFKLENTMLLFDFSSFVPSKDLKPFTVELPVENE, from the coding sequence ATGGATAACAAGGAATTCAAAACAGCAATAGAGCAAATACCTGTGCCCAAAGAAAAAGTATTTAGCGCCATCTCCAAAGGGATAAACAAGGAAGGTAATAGGGGAAAGGCAAAGAAAAAGAAGGGTCTTGTGGGTGTGGCGACTGCTGCTGCTCTTCTTGGAATCACCATTGCCTCAGGATTTGTTAATCCTACAATGAATAGAGTATTAGCTAAAACTCCATTAATAGGCGGGATTTTTCAAGAATTTAATGATAGAACAGGCGTGGAATTAGCTAATCAGGATGCAGTAACGGAATTAAATCAATCACTTACCAAAAATGGGGTAACTGTAAAATTGACCAGCGCTTACTTTGATGGCAGTGTGGTATCCATTACAGGATTTGTAGATGAAGATGTTGAAAAAGGGCATAACGAAAAGGGAGAAGTAAGCTTTGATATGAACTTCGAACACAATAAAGGGGATCATGACCCTTGGCTAAATGGAAAGTCAAATGACATTAAGAAAGTAGAGAATGGATATAATTTTCAATGGAAAATGAATTATCCCTATAAATCATTCAAGGAGAATTCTACCCTTCCTATAACGATTCATAATATTAACGGGATAAAAGGAGAATGGAATTTTGATATTCCAATTAAACAAGAAAAAAATCGTACACTTGCTATTAACAAGGAGCAAGGATATCCGGAAGACGAAGTAAAAATCAGTATTAAAGAGATACTTACTGCAAAAGCATCCTCTTCGCTTATTTATGAGACCGTGGAGAAATACAAAGGTGATGATATTTATATACAAAAAGCTGTTGATAATAAAGGGAAAGTGTATAGGTTTGAAAACCCAACCTATCTCGAGGAATCGAAACAAGAAGATGGATATCATAGTACTACGAGAAGAGAAATGACTAAGCTCAATTCAGATATTACTTCACTTACCTTCTATCCTCGGTTATCTGCAGCAGATCCAAAAGTGCAACAGCTTTTGGACAAAAAAACATTTACATTAAAAAGCACACGGTTCAATTTAGGCCTGCAGGTAAATGATGTCACTCAAAAAGGTGAGAAATTGGTAATAGATTATCAACTTACAGGGCTTCCGAAGAATTTGAGTAAAGGTAAACTTGAAACAATTAACCATAATTTGGAGTACCTTTTCTGGTTGGTTGATAAGGAATATTTAACCAAGATCGACCCGGAAAATGCATGGCCACCTAAAAACCATGGTATTCCGTTTAATAAAGTAAAAATGATTGATAAGGAAACAGCACATTTCCAATCTACTTTTGACTTAAACGGAGAAGAAAGGATTGAGAATTTTAAGCTGGAAAATACAATGTTACTATTTGATTTTTCAAGCTTTGTCCCATCAAAGGATTTAAAACCATTTACGGTTGAACTTCCAGTGGAGAATGAATAA
- a CDS encoding tRNA-dihydrouridine synthase gives MKDNFWRDLPRPFFILAPMEEVTDVVFRHVVSEAARPDVFFTEFTNSESYCHPDGIKSVRGRLTFTEDEQPIVAHIWGDKPENFRQMSIGMAELGFKGLDINMGCPVPNVVQNGKGSGLICRPEVAAELIQAAKAGGLPVSVKTRLGFSDVDEWKVWLKHILEQDIVNLSIHLRTRDEMSKVDAHWELIPEIKKLRDEVAPDTLLTINGDIPDRQTGLKLANQYGIDGVMIGRGIFHNPFAFEKEPKAHSSQEMLDLLRLHMDLHDKYSHLELRRFTALHRFFKIYVKGFPGAGGLRNQLMNTKSTDEVRELLDNFGAF, from the coding sequence ATGAAAGATAATTTTTGGCGTGATTTACCACGACCTTTTTTTATACTGGCACCCATGGAAGAAGTGACGGATGTTGTTTTTCGTCATGTAGTGAGTGAGGCAGCTAGACCTGATGTGTTTTTTACAGAGTTTACAAACAGTGAGAGTTATTGTCACCCAGATGGGATCAAAAGTGTGCGCGGGCGTTTGACTTTTACAGAGGATGAACAGCCAATTGTCGCTCATATATGGGGGGACAAGCCTGAAAACTTTCGGCAAATGAGTATTGGTATGGCGGAACTGGGCTTTAAGGGTTTGGATATCAATATGGGTTGTCCTGTACCCAATGTGGTACAGAACGGGAAGGGTAGTGGCCTGATCTGCCGCCCAGAAGTTGCAGCAGAATTAATACAAGCAGCAAAAGCGGGAGGATTGCCCGTAAGTGTAAAGACAAGGCTTGGTTTCTCAGATGTAGACGAATGGAAGGTCTGGCTAAAACACATATTGGAACAAGACATTGTCAATCTTTCCATTCATCTTCGTACACGGGATGAAATGAGCAAAGTAGATGCTCATTGGGAGCTAATCCCGGAGATTAAAAAACTTCGTGACGAGGTAGCACCAGATACCCTTTTGACGATCAATGGGGATATTCCTGACCGTCAAACTGGCTTGAAGCTCGCCAATCAATATGGTATCGATGGGGTTATGATTGGCCGTGGTATTTTCCATAATCCATTTGCCTTTGAAAAGGAGCCGAAAGCTCATAGCAGCCAGGAAATGCTTGATCTCTTAAGACTGCATATGGATCTTCATGATAAATATTCGCATTTAGAGCTACGGCGTTTCACGGCTCTTCATCGCTTTTTTAAGATCTATGTCAAAGGATTCCCTGGAGCTGGTGGATTAAGAAATCAATTGATGAACACGAAATCAACAGATGAAGTGCGTGAATTGCTTGATAACTTTGGTGCGTTCTAG
- a CDS encoding GH1 family beta-glucosidase produces MSRFSKEFIFGSATSAYQIEGAFQEDGRGLSIWDTFSRIPGKVVNMENGDIACDHYHLYEQDIEVLKTLGVDSYRFSIAWPRIYPEQGKYNPGGMEFYKKLINLLNKNGIKPAVTLYHWDLPLWAHEQGGWTNRDSVKWFIEFAEKCFEELDDKVNMWITHNEPWCAGFLGYHQGIHAPGHTNMEEALKAVHHILLSHGEAVNLLKKKMGSETPIGITLNLSPMYSNGSSINDMLAVNNADGYSNRWFLDPVLKGSYPVDMLNLFSKYVHSFDFIHQGDLEVISTACDFFGINFYSRGLVEYNGASDFLFKNSYSDYSQTAMGWDISPDEFKELIHRLRKEYTTLPIYITENGAAFNDVLSDDKKVHDEERKEYVERHLKAIAELNEEGMNIAGYYLWSLLDNFEWAFGYEKRFGITYVDFETQERIIKDSGFRYAEIIRERTI; encoded by the coding sequence ATGAGTAGATTTTCTAAAGAATTTATTTTCGGTAGTGCCACATCGGCCTATCAGATTGAAGGAGCCTTCCAAGAGGATGGCAGAGGGTTATCGATTTGGGATACTTTTTCAAGGATACCTGGAAAAGTGGTCAATATGGAAAATGGAGATATTGCTTGTGATCACTACCATTTGTACGAGCAAGATATTGAAGTATTAAAGACACTTGGAGTGGATTCTTATAGATTTTCCATTGCGTGGCCAAGAATTTACCCGGAACAAGGGAAATACAATCCTGGTGGGATGGAGTTTTACAAAAAGCTAATCAATCTATTGAATAAAAATGGAATCAAGCCTGCGGTAACACTTTATCACTGGGATCTCCCACTTTGGGCACATGAACAAGGCGGTTGGACAAACCGTGATTCGGTAAAATGGTTTATAGAATTTGCAGAGAAATGCTTTGAAGAACTGGATGACAAAGTTAATATGTGGATTACGCACAATGAACCATGGTGTGCTGGGTTTCTTGGCTACCATCAAGGTATTCACGCACCAGGTCATACCAATATGGAGGAAGCGCTGAAAGCTGTTCATCATATTCTCTTATCACATGGAGAAGCCGTAAATCTCCTAAAGAAAAAAATGGGGTCCGAAACTCCAATTGGAATTACCTTAAATTTATCTCCAATGTATTCTAATGGTTCTTCCATCAATGATATGCTTGCTGTTAATAATGCAGATGGATATTCAAATCGCTGGTTCCTTGACCCAGTCTTAAAAGGCTCATATCCAGTCGATATGTTAAATTTATTTTCCAAATATGTTCATTCTTTTGATTTTATCCATCAAGGAGATCTAGAAGTTATTTCTACGGCATGTGATTTCTTTGGAATTAATTTTTATAGCCGAGGTCTGGTGGAATACAATGGAGCCTCTGATTTTCTCTTTAAGAATTCTTATTCGGATTATTCCCAAACGGCAATGGGGTGGGATATAAGTCCAGATGAATTTAAAGAGTTAATCCATCGCCTTCGTAAAGAATATACTACTCTTCCAATCTATATTACGGAGAATGGTGCAGCTTTTAACGACGTGCTATCTGATGACAAAAAAGTACATGACGAGGAACGTAAGGAATATGTTGAACGTCATCTTAAAGCCATTGCAGAGTTAAATGAAGAAGGGATGAATATAGCAGGCTATTATTTATGGTCTCTTCTTGATAATTTTGAATGGGCGTTTGGGTATGAAAAACGATTTGGTATCACTTATGTAGACTTTGAAACTCAAGAAAGAATTATTAAAGACAGTGGTTTTCGTTATGCAGAAATTATTCGAGAAAGAACTATTTAG
- a CDS encoding glycoside hydrolase family 16 protein, translating to MSALSGIELQSDEWNLVWEERFTGTKIEEANWNYTEGGWGFGNDELQYYTAREENARIENGILILEAKEEKYEGMNYTSAKLTTKGKASWKYGRFEIKAKLPEGQGIWPAIWMMPEDMELYSGWPACGEIDIMELIGHQPGTVYGTLHYGMPHTYTGENYRLPDNKKFSEGFHIFTMDWEPGEFRWYVDGVLYATQTKWFSNHKETGTEHSGFAPFDRAFYLQVNLAVGGKWPGNPDHSTCFPQKMEIDYIKVFQKLDR from the coding sequence ATGAGTGCGCTTTCAGGTATAGAACTCCAGTCAGACGAATGGAACCTAGTTTGGGAGGAAAGGTTCACTGGTACAAAGATCGAAGAAGCTAATTGGAATTATACAGAGGGCGGCTGGGGATTTGGCAATGACGAATTACAGTATTACACGGCTCGTGAAGAAAATGCAAGGATTGAAAATGGAATATTAATTTTAGAGGCAAAAGAAGAGAAATATGAAGGAATGAATTACACATCTGCAAAACTAACGACTAAAGGAAAAGCAAGCTGGAAATATGGTCGATTTGAAATCAAAGCAAAACTTCCCGAAGGTCAGGGAATATGGCCAGCCATTTGGATGATGCCAGAGGATATGGAGCTTTATTCAGGCTGGCCTGCATGTGGAGAAATTGACATTATGGAACTCATTGGTCATCAGCCTGGTACCGTTTATGGAACACTCCATTACGGAATGCCCCACACTTACACAGGGGAAAATTATAGATTGCCAGACAATAAAAAATTCTCTGAGGGTTTTCACATCTTCACAATGGATTGGGAACCAGGTGAATTTCGATGGTATGTTGACGGCGTTTTATATGCCACGCAAACCAAATGGTTCAGCAATCATAAAGAAACCGGCACTGAACACTCCGGATTTGCTCCGTTTGATAGAGCGTTTTACTTGCAGGTTAATCTGGCTGTCGGTGGGAAGTGGCCCGGAAATCCAGATCATTCAACCTGTTTTCCTCAGAAAATGGAGATTGACTATATTAAAGTTTTTCAGAAATTAGATAGATAA